In Temnothorax longispinosus isolate EJ_2023e chromosome 2, Tlon_JGU_v1, whole genome shotgun sequence, one DNA window encodes the following:
- the LOC139808495 gene encoding uncharacterized protein: protein MSKPKTMGLFRPWNDMETTNKASEIVIVDNALRNVSSSKQEDDEQVVSSTTSTTLTSTAETSDDCDGNVLDEGTAASTSLTSSRRTRIGKGESFDDVATTRTTPSLKDEEEAFVGIVQGARRSSRAFHPQEPVDSMIPVPRVTPTRDSDEFNDSSDVISSNYLSALREFRPSEDFAAIIGAYPMTVANSDVAGPWTVSSDRIPDVPRIHPGIYSGIHPGFQPGIYPGIFPLNLYNHSVEEAVQMVHRQDVVAKEMKKMRPKKHSCPHCSMAFSNGGQLTGHIRIHTGERPFKCDVETCGKRFTRNEELTRHKRIHTGVRPYSCVFCKKRFGRKDHLKKHMRTHEVRDSYRVSTAALGMIASLSYPFQQSTELSPYLYQI from the exons ATGTCCAAGCCGAAGACCATGGGCTTATTTCGACCTTGGAACGATATGGAGACAACAAACAAGGCTTCCGAAATCGTCATCGTTGACAACGCGCTCCGCAACGTGTCCAGTAGCAAGCAGGAAGACGACGAACAGGTCGTGTCCTCGACGACGTCGACAACTTTAACGAGCACCGCTGAAACATCCGACGACTGTGACGGCAATGTCTTGGATGAAGGAACGGCGGCCTCGACGTCGTTAACCAGTTCTCGTCGTACGCGGATAGGGAAAGGCGAGTCTTTCGACGACGTAGCGACGACCAGAACTACGCCATCCCTTAAAGACGAGGAGGAAGCCTTTGTCGGCATCGTGCAAGGCGCGAGGCGCAGCTCACGTGCCTTTCATCCGCAGGAACCAGTGGACTCTATGATTCCCGTGCCGCGCGTGACTCCCACTCGGGATTCGGACGAGTTCAACGATTCTAGTGACGTTATTTCGTCGAATTATCTGTCGGCGCTTCGAGAATTTCGACCATCGGAGGATTTTGCCGCGATTATCGGAGCTTATCCGATGACGGTCGCGAATTCGGATGTCGCGGGACCGTGGACTGTGAGCTCCGATCGCATTCCCGACGTTCCCAGGATACATCCCGGCATTTATTCTGGAATACACCCCGGATTTCAGCCCGGCATCTATCCTGGAATCTTTcctttaaatctttataatcACTCCGTGGAAGAAGCGGTGCAAATGGTGCACCGGCAGGATGTTGTCGCTAAAGAGATGAAGAAGATGCGCCCGAAGAAACACAGCTGCCCACATTGCAGCATGGCATTCAGTAACGGCGGTCAGCTTACCGGACACATTCGCATACACACTG GTGAGAGACCGTTCAAGTGCGACGTCGAGACCTGCGGAAAACGGTTCACGAGAAACGAGGAACTCACGCGGCACAAACGAATTCATACTGGCGTTCGGCCTTACTCCTGTGTCTTTTGCAAGAAGCGGTTCGGACGCAAAGATCATCTCAAAAAGCATATGAGGACTCATGAGGTACGCGATTCGTATCGCGTTTCGACAGCGGCGTTAGGCATGATCGCTTCTCTAAGTTACCCGTTTCAACAATCTACCGAGCTTTCGCCTTATCTCTATCAGATCTGA